In the genome of Cydia strobilella chromosome Z, ilCydStro3.1, whole genome shotgun sequence, one region contains:
- the LOC134753819 gene encoding acyl-coenzyme A thioesterase 13-like, with the protein MSGNKAVQVAELFTKVIASTKCFDHNLRKVKVISCSNGRLLTGFQVGAEHLNQRGTLHGGFIAHLVDAISTYALTANDTVDTRGVSIDLSVSYYTAAKEGDEIEVEAVTKKLGKKIAFLEVEVRNKATNKILASGRHTKYIGV; encoded by the exons ATGAGTGGTAATAAGGCTGTACAAGTTGCAGAGCTCTTTACGAAAGTAATCGCTTCTACAAAGTGCTTTGATCACAACCTTCGCAAG GTTAAAGTGATATCATGCAGCAACGGCAGGCTCCTCACGGGTTTCCAAGTGGGAGCGGAGCACCTGAACCAGCGCGGCACTCTGCACGGCGGATTCATCGCCCATCTTGTTGACGCCATATCCACTTATGCCCTCACGGCCAATGACACTGTGGATACCAGGGGAGTGTCCATTGATCTTAGTGTCTC ATATTACACTGCAGCGAAAGAAGGAGATGAAATAGAAGTAGAAGCAGTAACAAAGAAGTTGGGTAAGAAGATTGCGTTCTTAGAAGTAGAAGTACGGAACAAAGccactaataaaatattagctTCAGGTAGACATACCAAATATATAGGTGTATGA